The genome window ATTGCCTTGCAGGGTCCGCACCAGTCTGCCCAGAAGTCCACGACTACGGGCGTGTCCGAGTTCAAAACATCCTGATCGAAGCTGCCGTCTGTTACCGCAAATGGCTTTGACATCTAAATCTGTTCCTCCAAATCTATGCTTGAATATGAATTCATTGGCAAATTGAATTGGCGCGTTCATCGCGCACGCTGACCTATGGACTTGCTCGCGGCGGACTTGCTTGTGGCGAACTAGCTCGGTCGTTCCTTGCGCTCGATCTCGCGCTCTTCTGCCTTGTGGCGCAGCGGGCGTCCCTGGTCCGGGGTAGGATCCTTCACCAGCCCGTACATCTCAAGTCCTTCATGGCCTTCGGGCAGATATTCGGTAATCGGCAATCCGTCCTCGGTCACGAAGAGCAGGCAGTGGCAGTATTTGTAAATCTGCATGTCGTCGCATGCGCACATCCATGTGCGATACTTCTTCTCTTCTTCTTTGTCCGGGTAGAAACGGCACGGACAGAGCGGCCTGCCTATCGTATCGATATTCTCCGCAAGCCCGAGAATCACGGCGTCCGTAACGCCCTCGCCGGGATGAGTGAAGGTGCCGGACTTCTGGCAATACTTCTCCACGAAGACCCGCATTCGGTTCATGGACTTCTCGCTGGGTTGCTCTCGCATCGCCTCTCCTCTCTGTTTCTATGTCAATATCAATGAATGCCGCGCCTAACTTGGCGATTTACCTGACAAATAGAGTTACGAATGCCATGAATAGCATCATCAGCGCAAGGCTAATGCCTATCAGCCAGCGCATTTCATTTCGCAATTCACGCATTTCGGTACGCATTTCGTTAATGCTGCGCTCTATCTTGCTGTCGAAGAAATTGAGCAAGTCAACATGCGTAATGCGGTCGTGTGGTTCGTTTGCCAAGGTAACACGCTCTCTTCTGCGTTAGGCGTTGAATGGAAATGGTGGGCGGTATAAGACTTGAACTTATGACCTCTACGATGTCAACGTAGCGCTCTTGCCAACTGAGCTAACCGCCCATATTCCAATCAGGTGGTAGATTTCAGTCTAACAAATCTAGCATATTCTGTCTATTATCGCTTGTGGTATCGAGACATTTGCAAAAGGTGGTGGTGGACACATATTTCGCCCCCATCCTAACCTTCCCCCATCGAGGGGGAAGGGACTTTTGAAATTGTCTTGTAGTATTCTCCTATCCGTCATGTCTCCGTCATGTCCGTCCCGCTTCTATGTGAGCATGTTAGAATGCGCAGGTACGCAGCGGAGAAATCGTGGACCAGATGGATGTGCCGGATCTGGAGCTGCACGGGCTGATAATGCACAACGGCACGCTGCGGTTCTACTGCGATCCTGGCGCGCGGGATTGCCGTATTGAGACTTGGTTTACTGGGATGTCATGTGGCGCATGATTAGACGCCCCCATCCAAGCCTTCCCCTTGATATGGGAGGGACTCTATGAATCACGATTATGCCAATCGGGAATGAAGTTGCGAGGTGCAGCCTTATGAGGGACAAATCTTGGAACATTGACGCAACCCGTATGGTCTATCATCAGTTCGGGCCCGGCGAGGCGTTCGTTGCGGGGCTGGAGCAGTTCGCGCTTGAGCACGGCATCCGCGAGGCGGCTGTCACATCGTGCATCGGCAGTTTGCGGCAGTTGAATTTACGCAATTTGTGCCGATACGATGAGGGCAATCCGGAGTTCGAGCGCAGCAGCCTGAACGAGAACCTGGAACTCGTCAGCGCGGAGGGCTACATTCAGCCGCTGCCCGACTCGGAATCCGGCATTCGCGCGCACATCCACATCGCGGCGGCGCGTCCGTCCGGTGAGATGATTGGCGGGCACTGCGAAGAAGCCACAACCTTCACCGGCGCGTTCCTGTATCTGCACATCCTAGACGAAGCCGACGGACAAAAATCTCGCTAGGCAATCGCGCATCGGCAATCCATCCCTATCCTGTAATTTCCTGTACATCTTGTTAAGTTCCCCTGCGGAGGGCAGCAGATGAGAGGGCAACAAATGAGACTCAGCGGTAAGGTCGCAATTGTCAGCGGCGCTGGTACATTTGGCGGCAGCGGAGTGGGCAACGGCGCGGCGGCGGCGATACTGTTCGCCCGCAATGGCGCGAAGGTCGTGCTGGTTGACGCCGTGAGCGAGTGGGCAGAAGCTACGGCGCGCATCATCACCGAAGAGGGCGGCGAGGCGTCCACGGCGACCGCCGATGTTACGAATCCGGATGACTGCCAACAAGTCGTCGCGGCGGCGATAGAGCGATACGGCGCACTGCACATATTGCACAACAATGTCGGTGGCGGTGGTATGGGTGGCAGCGTGGTCGAGGCGACCGACGAAGACTGGTATCGCAGCGCGTCCGTCAACCTGATGAGCATGGTCAATATGTGCCGATACGCCGTGCCGCACATGCAGAACGCAGGCGGCGGAGCGATAATCAATGTGTCGTCGGTTACGGCGCTGCGTCCCAAGCCGGGCAGGTCGTCCGCGCAGTACACCGTGAACAAATCTGCCGTTGTCGGTCTCACGCGCGCGCTTGCGCTCGACCACGCAGCCGACAACATCCGCGCGAACTGCATTATGCCGGGGCTGATGTGGACGCCGCGACTGGAAAGCGCCGCCGCATCGGACACCCGCGAAGTGCGCCGGAGTTCCACGCCCCTGCCCGTCGAAGGGCAAAGCTGGGACATTGGCAACGCCGCGCTGTTCCTAGCCAGCGACGAGGCGCGCTTCATTACTGGTATAACGCTGCCCGTTGACGGCGGTTTCTTGCTGACAAGCGCGCCGAATTAGCAGGGCGGCGGCGGGCGCCGCGTGTTTCGGCAGTTTGACCGACTTGCACCAATATCATACAGTTGCGGCTGGTTGATACGACATAATTATAGGAGGATAATTTTGCGACCAAACATCGTTTTCGCGTTCGCGGATGACTGGGGCAGGTATGCCAGCGCTTACCGCAACCAGCCCGGCGAAAGCACTATTCACGAACTCATCGAGACGCCTAACTTCGATAGAATCGCTAATGAAGGCGCTCTGTTTCTTAATGCGCATGTGCCCGCGCCGAGCTGCACGCCTTGCCGGAGCTCGGTGCTCTCGGGTAGGTATTTCTGGCAGACCGGGCAGGGCGCGATTCTGTTCGGCGCTGCGTGGGATGAGTCTATTCCGACATACCCGCTGGTACTGGAACAAGCCGGCTACCACATCGGATACACTTACAAGGTCTGGTCGCCGGGGCATTATTACAACGCGCCGTACGGGGGAGACCGCGCCGCGTATGAGTCGGGCGGCATCCGGTTCGACTACTTCTCCGAAGAGGTTACTTCGCGGCTGGACACGCTGTCGGTTGCCGATGCGAAGCAAGAACTATTCGACGAGGTGCGCGCCAACTTCAACAGTTTCCTAGACGCCAGACCCGACGACACGCCGTTCTGCTACTGGTGGGGACCTACCAACACTCACCGCACATGGGAGCGCGGCTCCGGCAAGAATCTGTGGGGTCTTGAACCCGACGACCTGAAAGGGCGAATGCCGGCGTTCCTGCCAGACGAACACGACATCCGTGAAGACTTTGCCGACTATCTGGGCGAATGTCTCGCCTTCGATACGGGATTGGGCGTGCTAATCGACCGATTGGAAGAAATCGGCGAGCTGGACAACACGCTGATAGTCGTCAGCGGTGACCATGGCATCCCCGGATTCCCCAGGGCAAAGTGCAACGTGTATGACATCGGTCAGGAAGTGGCGTTGGCGGTTCGCTGGCATGGGCATGTTGCGCCGGGCCGCGTCATAAACGACTTCGTGAACATGATGGACATCGCGCCGACATTCCTTGATGCCGCCGGCGTGGAGCAGCCTGAGGGCATGACCGCCACCAGCCTTATGCCTCTGCTCGAATCCGCCGAGAGCGGGCGCATTCAGGAAAACAGGGACTTCGTTGTTACCGGACGGGAACGGCATGTGCTGTCAAGAGCGGGCGCGCTGCCCTACCCTATGCGAGGTATCCGCACGGACGATTATCTGTACATATACAATTTCGAGCCTGATCGCTGGCCTGCCGGCGATCCGGGCGGAATGGACGATGAGAATGCCGAGCCGCCGGCGCTGGTGGCAGACTACCAGACGCCGACGCGCACGATATACGGCGATATAGACCACGGGCCCACCAAGACTTGGATGATTGTCAACAGGGCGAGGGAAGACGTGCGGCCGCTATTCCAGCTGGGCTTTGGAAAGAGGCCGCAAGAAGAACTTTACGACCTGCGCAAAGACCCGGACTATATGCAGAACGTCGCCTACGACGGCGAATACGAGCAGATTCGCGCCGACCTGAACGCCCGCCTGATGTCCGTGCTGACCGAGCAGGGCGACCCGCGCCTTACGGAGTCTCCGCCAAGGTTTGAACTGCCGCCATTCGCGGGACCAATCTCGGAGGATCTGCAAGAAGCGGACGCGCAATATGTCGCATCCCGCGAGCGCGACGC of Chloroflexota bacterium contains these proteins:
- a CDS encoding DNA-binding protein — protein: MRDKSWNIDATRMVYHQFGPGEAFVAGLEQFALEHGIREAAVTSCIGSLRQLNLRNLCRYDEGNPEFERSSLNENLELVSAEGYIQPLPDSESGIRAHIHIAAARPSGEMIGGHCEEATTFTGAFLYLHILDEADGQKSR
- a CDS encoding sulfatase produces the protein MFRQFDRLAPISYSCGWLIRHNYRRIILRPNIVFAFADDWGRYASAYRNQPGESTIHELIETPNFDRIANEGALFLNAHVPAPSCTPCRSSVLSGRYFWQTGQGAILFGAAWDESIPTYPLVLEQAGYHIGYTYKVWSPGHYYNAPYGGDRAAYESGGIRFDYFSEEVTSRLDTLSVADAKQELFDEVRANFNSFLDARPDDTPFCYWWGPTNTHRTWERGSGKNLWGLEPDDLKGRMPAFLPDEHDIREDFADYLGECLAFDTGLGVLIDRLEEIGELDNTLIVVSGDHGIPGFPRAKCNVYDIGQEVALAVRWHGHVAPGRVINDFVNMMDIAPTFLDAAGVEQPEGMTATSLMPLLESAESGRIQENRDFVVTGRERHVLSRAGALPYPMRGIRTDDYLYIYNFEPDRWPAGDPGGMDDENAEPPALVADYQTPTRTIYGDIDHGPTKTWMIVNRAREDVRPLFQLGFGKRPQEELYDLRKDPDYMQNVAYDGEYEQIRADLNARLMSVLTEQGDPRLTESPPRFELPPFAGPISEDLQEADAQYVASRERDASWYATVTSNRAKRI
- a CDS encoding SDR family oxidoreductase, whose protein sequence is MRGQQMRLSGKVAIVSGAGTFGGSGVGNGAAAAILFARNGAKVVLVDAVSEWAEATARIITEEGGEASTATADVTNPDDCQQVVAAAIERYGALHILHNNVGGGGMGGSVVEATDEDWYRSASVNLMSMVNMCRYAVPHMQNAGGGAIINVSSVTALRPKPGRSSAQYTVNKSAVVGLTRALALDHAADNIRANCIMPGLMWTPRLESAAASDTREVRRSSTPLPVEGQSWDIGNAALFLASDEARFITGITLPVDGGFLLTSAPN
- a CDS encoding ferredoxin:thioredoxin reductase, with product MREQPSEKSMNRMRVFVEKYCQKSGTFTHPGEGVTDAVILGLAENIDTIGRPLCPCRFYPDKEEEKKYRTWMCACDDMQIYKYCHCLLFVTEDGLPITEYLPEGHEGLEMYGLVKDPTPDQGRPLRHKAEEREIERKERPS